The following coding sequences lie in one Zingiber officinale cultivar Zhangliang chromosome 2B, Zo_v1.1, whole genome shotgun sequence genomic window:
- the LOC122045708 gene encoding CASP-like protein 1C1: MAKVWRVFFLLLRLLAVAATLCAVVIMATSHDSTTVFGITLEAKFQHTPALVFFVVANGIAFIYSLIVLFIPSTSLLSRSIIVFDVILAMLLTAAIAAAGAMAQLGKKGNSHAGWFPICDRVPNFCDHVMGAMICGCVAVITFLLIVLYDIHQVLSPKFP, encoded by the exons ATGGCCAAGGTTTGGAgagttttctttcttcttctcagGCTGCTGGCTGTGGCAGCCACTCTTTGTGCGGTGGTCATCATGGCAACGAGCCATGATTCCACCACCGTGTTTGGCATTACCTTGGAAGCCAAGTTCCAGCACACTCCTGCCCTCGT gttCTTTGTCGTAGCAAATGGTATAGCTTTTATCTACAGCTTGATTGTGCTTTTTATACCTTCAACAAGCTTACTATCGAGGTCAATCATCGTGTTTGATGTG ATTTTGGCGATGCTGCTAACGGCTGCCATTGCAGCAGCAGGAGCCATGGCACAACTAGGGAAGAAGGGCAACTCTCATGCAGGATGGTTCCCTATCTGTGACAGAGTTCCAAACTTTTGTGATCATGTCATGGGAGCAATGATATGCGGCTGTGTTGCTGTTATTACCTTCCTTCTGATTGTGCTCTATGACATTCACCAAGTATTGAGTCCTAAGTTTCCATGA